A genomic stretch from Empedobacter stercoris includes:
- a CDS encoding 3-hydroxyacyl-ACP dehydratase, giving the protein MLIPNLYTIKNSEKIDDVNFKVQIELNPNHEVFEGHFPNNPITPGVCMMQIIKEITEGFVAKNLFLSKVSNVKFMATINPFVNPILELNLNVVCENDEVKVKNTSFFEATNALKFSAIYKVLD; this is encoded by the coding sequence ATGCTTATTCCTAATCTATATACCATCAAAAATTCGGAGAAAATAGATGATGTAAATTTTAAAGTCCAAATTGAACTGAATCCAAATCATGAAGTTTTTGAAGGTCATTTTCCAAATAATCCAATTACTCCAGGCGTTTGCATGATGCAAATTATAAAAGAAATAACAGAAGGTTTTGTTGCTAAAAATCTGTTTTTGTCTAAAGTTTCGAATGTCAAATTTATGGCAACCATAAATCCATTTGTGAATCCAATTTTGGAATTAAATTTGAATGTTGTTTGCGAAAATGATGAAGTAAAAGTTAAAAATACTTCTTTTTTTGAAGCAACAAATGCCTTAAAATTTAGTGCAATTTATAAAGTTTTGGATTAA
- a CDS encoding MMPL family transporter, with product MHKYFYTIFLHIKGNKWLSSLLFILFLACCLFFANRLKFEEDITRIIPKDEKNDAITKVISQLKFTDKVAVIIEKEKAGTLDDMTAQATDFLDSIQPLKEYYNDVQGQYDLDNFASTFDFVHQNLPLFLEKEDYDKLTLKLTKDSIESIVEQNYKSLITPTGIVSKEFMLKDPLGLTFVALNRLKDKNLTSDFEVYKGFIVTKDHSKLLLFINPTFSGSETEHNTDFVNRLEEIKQHLNPKYSGKSTLSFFGSSFIAVANAKQIKQDIITTVLISMTTLMVILMVFYRKLYIPIIIFIPSVFGFFFALAMLYFIQGTISAISLSIGAVLLGITIDYSLHIMTHYKHNSDSKILFKEITKPLIMSCTTTAIAFLCLLFVKSDVLKDLGIFAGITVIVSGVFSLLIIPHLYHPKQNSVENNSTIIEKLALFSFHHNKFLIVACILLIIVSCFTFSKVKFDKDLSKLNYIPTDQKIAEQKLETSSNTISKSLYVVNYGTDINEVLTKNSALTTQLSKAVNADEILSFNSIQSLVLPAAEQVEKIKNWNNFWSAEKINFVKNEFVNEGKKYGFKQSIYDQFFSIFDKSYQPLKLEDYRAFNPSLFEEFVSEKNGFYTISTLVKLKEENREKFVNQFHHNETIVIDRKLLNENFLGNLVNDFNNLVNYSFLAVLLILWYFFRRIELVIISAIPIALSGLVTAGLMGLFDIKFNIFSSIVCTLVFGHGVDFSIFMTSALQKEYTIGKDEMPTYRTSILLAVITTVLAIGALIFAKHPALKSIASVSLVGVLAALVITFIFYPILFRFFIANRSKKGKSPMTLWLAIQSGIFFLYFGLFGTLTSLILRFLMLILPILKEKKYQLFGWGMATFMKSVLMLKPTVVKRIINPNHENFKKQSIIIANHTSFLDTLAIGMCTPKIVFLVNDWVYKSPIFGRAVKMAGFYPVSNGVEDNIEAIKNRIGHDFSLMIFPEGTRSFTNNINRFHKGAFYLAEKLKLDILPMYIHGNSEIIPKGDFLISDGHIYSIIGDRIAWNDETYGLNYSERTKKISRAYKAKFQEIRNRYEDENYWKQKLFLSFLYKEFEVVHAVKQDFKQYKSVYHQLNDVFGSNEKIVHFANDYGQIDFLLLMQQASRKIISFIKSEDKRSIAATNYITKIRSLEYSPNFSVNEEYTTLLISTEIEEINQETINQFNKIVVLKNRNINQSLFTEFIQQTETNEYIVYTK from the coding sequence ATGCATAAATATTTCTACACTATATTTTTACATATCAAAGGGAATAAATGGTTGAGCAGTTTACTTTTTATTCTTTTTTTGGCGTGTTGTTTATTTTTTGCGAATCGATTAAAATTTGAGGAAGATATAACGCGAATTATTCCAAAAGATGAGAAGAATGATGCCATTACAAAAGTTATTTCTCAATTAAAATTCACAGATAAAGTTGCTGTTATTATCGAAAAAGAAAAGGCTGGAACATTAGATGATATGACTGCTCAAGCAACAGATTTTTTGGATAGTATTCAACCGCTCAAAGAGTATTACAATGATGTTCAAGGTCAATATGATTTAGATAATTTTGCTTCGACATTTGATTTTGTACATCAGAATTTACCGCTTTTTTTAGAGAAAGAAGATTATGATAAGTTAACTCTAAAACTGACGAAAGATTCTATTGAATCGATTGTTGAACAGAATTACAAAAGTCTAATTACACCAACGGGAATAGTTTCAAAAGAATTTATGTTGAAAGACCCTCTTGGTTTAACTTTTGTTGCGTTAAATCGGTTGAAAGATAAAAATTTAACGAGCGATTTTGAGGTGTATAAAGGGTTTATTGTTACGAAAGATCATTCGAAATTATTGCTCTTTATCAATCCAACATTTTCTGGAAGTGAAACAGAACATAATACTGATTTTGTCAATCGATTAGAGGAAATAAAACAGCATTTAAATCCAAAATATAGCGGGAAATCAACATTAAGTTTTTTTGGTTCAAGTTTTATTGCTGTTGCAAATGCCAAGCAAATCAAGCAAGATATTATCACAACTGTATTGATATCGATGACGACATTAATGGTAATTTTGATGGTGTTTTATCGTAAGCTTTACATTCCAATTATCATTTTTATACCTTCTGTTTTTGGTTTTTTCTTTGCCTTGGCAATGTTGTATTTCATTCAAGGTACAATTTCTGCAATTTCATTAAGTATTGGTGCGGTTTTACTCGGAATAACGATTGATTATTCGTTGCATATCATGACGCATTACAAACACAATAGCGATTCTAAAATACTTTTTAAAGAGATTACCAAACCGCTAATCATGAGCTGTACAACAACAGCGATTGCTTTTTTGTGTTTACTTTTTGTGAAATCAGATGTGTTAAAAGATTTAGGAATTTTTGCTGGAATAACGGTTATTGTTTCTGGTGTTTTTTCATTGTTGATTATTCCACATTTGTATCACCCAAAGCAAAATTCGGTCGAAAATAATTCTACCATTATAGAGAAGTTAGCATTATTCTCATTTCATCATAATAAATTTTTGATTGTAGCTTGTATACTGCTGATTATTGTAAGTTGTTTTACGTTCAGTAAAGTTAAATTTGATAAGGATTTATCAAAATTGAATTACATTCCAACAGATCAAAAAATTGCTGAACAAAAATTAGAAACGTCTTCTAATACCATTTCAAAATCATTGTATGTCGTTAATTATGGAACGGATATAAATGAAGTTTTAACTAAAAATAGCGCGTTAACAACTCAACTATCAAAAGCAGTCAATGCAGATGAAATATTAAGTTTTAATTCGATTCAATCATTGGTTTTACCAGCTGCTGAACAAGTAGAAAAAATAAAGAATTGGAATAATTTCTGGTCTGCTGAAAAGATAAATTTTGTAAAGAATGAGTTTGTCAACGAAGGAAAAAAATATGGTTTTAAACAAAGTATTTACGATCAATTTTTCTCGATTTTTGATAAATCCTATCAACCATTAAAATTAGAGGATTATCGCGCGTTCAATCCATCACTTTTTGAAGAATTTGTTTCCGAAAAAAATGGATTTTATACCATCTCAACTTTAGTCAAATTAAAGGAAGAGAATAGAGAGAAATTTGTGAATCAATTTCATCATAACGAAACAATTGTAATTGACCGAAAGTTACTAAACGAAAACTTTTTAGGTAATTTAGTCAATGACTTTAATAATTTAGTTAATTATTCGTTTTTAGCTGTTTTATTGATTTTATGGTATTTTTTCCGACGTATTGAGTTGGTTATTATTAGTGCGATTCCTATCGCGTTATCAGGTTTGGTTACTGCAGGTTTAATGGGACTTTTTGATATCAAATTTAATATTTTTAGCAGTATTGTTTGCACGTTGGTTTTTGGTCATGGAGTTGATTTTAGTATTTTTATGACAAGTGCTTTACAAAAAGAATACACGATTGGTAAAGATGAAATGCCGACTTACCGAACATCAATTTTATTAGCCGTTATTACGACAGTTTTAGCGATTGGTGCGCTTATCTTTGCAAAACACCCTGCTCTAAAATCTATTGCGTCAGTTTCGTTGGTTGGAGTGCTTGCAGCATTGGTGATTACATTTATTTTTTATCCAATTTTATTTCGATTTTTTATAGCCAATCGTTCCAAAAAAGGAAAAAGTCCGATGACTTTATGGTTGGCAATTCAGAGTGGAATTTTCTTTTTATATTTTGGATTATTTGGAACGTTGACTTCTTTAATACTTCGTTTTTTGATGCTTATTTTACCAATTTTGAAAGAGAAAAAGTACCAACTTTTTGGATGGGGAATGGCAACTTTTATGAAATCTGTATTGATGTTGAAACCAACGGTTGTTAAACGAATAATCAATCCTAATCATGAAAATTTTAAGAAGCAGTCGATTATTATTGCCAATCATACTTCTTTCTTAGATACGTTAGCTATTGGAATGTGTACACCTAAAATTGTTTTTTTAGTAAACGATTGGGTGTATAAATCGCCAATTTTTGGACGTGCAGTTAAAATGGCTGGTTTTTATCCAGTTTCTAATGGTGTTGAAGATAATATTGAAGCAATCAAAAATCGTATTGGTCATGATTTTTCGTTGATGATTTTCCCTGAAGGAACGCGTTCTTTTACAAATAATATCAACCGTTTTCATAAAGGAGCATTTTATTTAGCAGAGAAATTGAAATTAGATATTTTACCAATGTATATTCATGGAAATTCAGAGATTATTCCAAAAGGCGACTTCTTAATTTCGGATGGACATATCTATTCAATAATTGGAGATAGAATTGCTTGGAATGATGAAACTTATGGATTAAATTATTCTGAACGTACAAAAAAAATCAGTAGAGCTTATAAAGCAAAATTTCAAGAAATTCGAAATAGATATGAAGATGAAAATTACTGGAAACAAAAATTGTTTTTAAGTTTTTTGTATAAAGAATTTGAAGTTGTACATGCAGTAAAACAAGATTTTAAACAGTATAAATCGGTTTATCATCAATTGAATGATGTATTTGGTTCGAACGAAAAAATCGTTCATTTTGCTAATGACTATGGACAGATTGATTTCTTATTGTTAATGCAGCAAGCAAGTCGTAAAATTATTTCGTTTATAAAAAGTGAAGATAAAAGATCAATTGCTGCGACAAATTACATTACAAAAATCCGCTCATTAGAATATTCACCAAACTTCAGCGTTAATGAAGAATATACAACTCTTTTGATTTCGACAGAAATTGAAGAAATTAACCAAGAAACAATCAATCAATTTAATAAAATTGTTGTTCTAAAAAATAGAAACATCAATCAATCATTATTTACTGAATTTATTCAACAAACAGAAACAAATGAATACATCGTTTACACAAAATAA